The following proteins are co-located in the Labrys monachus genome:
- a CDS encoding DNA polymerase III subunit gamma/tau → MEDAIEQPPASQPYRVLARKYRPQTFDDLIGQDAMVRTLSNAFETGRIHQAYMLTGVRGVGKTTTARILARGLNYEPAEGGGKPTIHMPVLGRHCQAIIDSRHIDVMELDAASHNGVENIREITDGVRYAPVSARFKVLIMDEVHMVTTNAFNALLKTLEEPPPHVKFVFATTEIRKVPITILSRCQRFDLRRVDSGLLARHLAAICEKEGVAIDAEALAMIARAAEGSVRDSLSLLDQAIAHGGGSIDAESVRAMLGLADRSRVIDLFEAVMRGDAAAALDELRDQYDQGADPAVVLSELAEFTHFVTRVKISPAAAKDASATEIERTRASDLAQKLSMRALTRQWQMLLKGIPETQTAARPLAAADMVLARLCYAADLPSPDELIRQLSDGRGVPARNAAPAPSAPPAAPRAQLITSSSQPRPAFQAEPAAPAVPVRALASFPEIVGLAMEKRDLPLKLALERFVRLVAFADGRLDVALEPGSPQGLVNDLSRKLSDWTSRRWLVVISSEKGAPTLREQAEARQAAVLTGVRADPLVRAAMERFPGAEIVDVRDNGPVAVQALPPAPDDEADDADDGHIYSADDL, encoded by the coding sequence ATGGAAGACGCGATCGAACAGCCGCCTGCATCCCAGCCCTACCGGGTCCTGGCGCGCAAATACCGCCCGCAGACCTTCGACGACCTCATCGGCCAGGATGCGATGGTGCGCACCCTGTCCAATGCGTTCGAGACCGGGCGCATCCACCAAGCCTATATGCTCACGGGCGTGCGCGGGGTCGGCAAGACCACGACGGCGCGCATCCTGGCGCGCGGCCTCAATTACGAGCCGGCCGAGGGCGGCGGCAAGCCGACCATCCACATGCCCGTGCTCGGGCGCCACTGCCAGGCCATCATCGACAGCCGCCACATCGACGTGATGGAGCTCGACGCCGCCTCGCACAACGGCGTCGAGAACATCCGCGAGATCACCGACGGCGTGCGCTATGCGCCGGTATCGGCCCGCTTCAAGGTGCTCATCATGGACGAAGTCCATATGGTGACCACCAACGCCTTCAACGCGCTGCTGAAGACGCTAGAAGAGCCGCCGCCGCACGTCAAGTTCGTCTTCGCCACCACCGAGATCCGCAAGGTCCCCATCACCATCCTGTCGCGCTGCCAGCGCTTCGACCTGCGCCGGGTCGACAGCGGCCTGCTCGCGCGCCATCTCGCCGCCATCTGCGAGAAGGAGGGCGTCGCCATCGACGCGGAGGCCCTGGCGATGATCGCCCGCGCCGCGGAAGGCTCGGTCCGCGATTCGCTGTCGCTGCTCGACCAGGCCATCGCCCATGGCGGCGGCTCGATCGATGCCGAAAGCGTGCGCGCGATGCTGGGCCTGGCCGACCGCTCGCGCGTGATCGACCTGTTCGAGGCGGTGATGCGGGGCGATGCCGCCGCGGCGCTCGACGAGCTGCGCGACCAGTACGACCAGGGGGCCGACCCGGCCGTCGTGCTGTCGGAGCTGGCCGAGTTCACCCATTTCGTCACGCGCGTGAAGATCTCGCCCGCCGCGGCGAAGGACGCCTCGGCCACCGAGATCGAGCGGACCCGTGCGTCGGACCTCGCGCAGAAGCTGTCGATGCGGGCGCTGACCCGCCAGTGGCAGATGCTGCTCAAGGGCATTCCCGAGACGCAGACGGCCGCACGGCCGCTGGCCGCCGCCGACATGGTGCTGGCGCGGCTGTGCTATGCGGCCGACCTGCCGTCCCCCGACGAGCTCATCCGCCAATTGTCGGACGGCAGGGGCGTGCCGGCCCGCAATGCCGCGCCGGCTCCGTCCGCCCCTCCCGCCGCGCCGCGCGCGCAGCTCATCACCAGTTCCTCGCAGCCGCGGCCCGCCTTCCAGGCGGAGCCCGCCGCCCCTGCCGTGCCGGTGCGCGCCTTGGCGAGCTTTCCCGAGATCGTCGGCCTCGCCATGGAAAAGCGCGACCTGCCGCTGAAGCTCGCCCTCGAGCGTTTCGTGCGGCTGGTCGCCTTCGCCGACGGCCGGCTCGACGTCGCGCTCGAGCCGGGCTCGCCGCAGGGGCTGGTCAACGATCTCTCGCGCAAATTGTCGGACTGGACGAGCCGGCGCTGGCTCGTGGTCATCTCCTCGGAGAAGGGCGCGCCGACGCTTCGCGAACAGGCGGAGGCGCGGCAGGCGGCCGTGCTCACCGGCGTGCGTGCCGATCCGCTGGTGCGCGCCGCGATGGAGCGCTTTCCGGGCGCCGAGATCGTCGACGTCCGCGACAACGGGCCGGTGGCCGTGCAGGCCTTGCCGCCCGCTCCCGACGACGAGGCGGACGACGCCGACGACGGCCACATCTATTCGGCCGACGACCTATAA
- a CDS encoding DUF4167 domain-containing protein, with the protein MRQGQQKRMRGRSRGGKGPNPLSRSYESNGPDVKVRGTAAHIAEKYVQLARDAQSSGDPILAEAYLQHAEHYFRIIAAAQPQFGQQGYGQAAEEEDDGEDSEFEGPIPSMPQSYTPPNQSYDDQPRLVQPARERNYGDRQNYGERQEARPEGEQPFREQPYREQPYREPRFRDRNERFSGERPQREERFSRDGRDDRPQREDRPYRAERSFEPAPGAAPGPEGEGGGEPRPYAPRQSRRDRRFGDRSERPFRERNGEGQPFAERHEERPPAERPQAERQPAERAPHVERSFQPAPVVPVDQPQPDIHDDNALSTLPSFITGAPAAAAAPPAVEGEGEARAPLRPRRRRVTKRVEPGETLLPNIEPAGE; encoded by the coding sequence ATGAGGCAGGGACAGCAAAAGCGCATGCGCGGGCGCAGCCGTGGCGGCAAGGGCCCGAACCCGCTCAGCCGAAGCTATGAATCGAACGGCCCCGATGTGAAGGTTCGCGGCACGGCCGCCCACATCGCCGAGAAATATGTCCAGCTCGCACGCGATGCCCAGTCCTCCGGCGACCCGATCCTGGCGGAGGCCTATCTGCAGCACGCGGAGCATTATTTCCGCATCATCGCGGCGGCGCAGCCCCAGTTCGGCCAGCAGGGCTACGGACAGGCCGCCGAGGAGGAGGACGACGGAGAGGATTCGGAGTTCGAAGGCCCGATCCCGTCGATGCCGCAGTCCTATACCCCGCCGAATCAGTCCTATGACGACCAGCCGCGCCTGGTGCAGCCAGCGCGCGAGCGCAATTACGGCGATCGCCAGAACTATGGCGAGCGCCAGGAGGCCCGCCCGGAGGGAGAACAGCCCTTCCGCGAGCAGCCTTATCGCGAGCAACCCTATCGCGAACCGCGCTTCCGCGACCGGAACGAGCGCTTCAGCGGCGAGCGTCCGCAGCGCGAGGAACGCTTTTCCCGCGACGGCCGTGACGACCGGCCGCAGCGCGAGGACCGTCCCTACCGCGCCGAGCGCAGCTTCGAGCCCGCGCCCGGCGCCGCCCCCGGCCCCGAGGGGGAAGGCGGCGGCGAGCCTCGCCCCTACGCCCCGCGCCAGAGCCGCCGCGACAGGCGCTTCGGCGACCGGTCCGAGCGTCCCTTCCGCGAGCGCAACGGCGAGGGGCAGCCCTTTGCCGAGCGCCACGAGGAACGCCCGCCGGCCGAACGCCCGCAGGCCGAGCGCCAGCCGGCCGAACGCGCCCCCCATGTCGAGCGCAGCTTCCAGCCCGCACCCGTCGTGCCGGTCGACCAGCCCCAGCCCGACATCCACGACGACAATGCGCTCTCGACCCTGCCGTCCTTCATCACCGGGGCTCCGGCGGCCGCTGCCGCGCCGCCCGCCGTGGAAGGCGAGGGCGAGGCCCGCGCGCCGCTGCGGCCGCGCCGGCGCCGCGTGACCAAGCGCGTGGAGCCGGGCGAGACGCTCCTGCCGAACATCGAGCCGGCCGGCGAATAA
- a CDS encoding TerB family tellurite resistance protein encodes MLARLQNLVRAFTPGNRARPRYVFDETDHRVAAAGLLVYAMNVDGVQSPAEKLRLEALLQERFSLNAEETRALLAAAGERNRDVLDFNDFTGVVKRAYDAEGRKRIVEMMWEIAFADRALHEFEDNLVWRVAETLGVSVQDRIAVRGKVAARNDVALPEASE; translated from the coding sequence ATGCTGGCTCGTTTGCAGAACCTGGTGCGGGCCTTCACGCCGGGAAACCGGGCGCGGCCGCGCTACGTGTTCGACGAGACCGATCATCGCGTGGCGGCCGCCGGCCTCCTGGTCTATGCGATGAATGTCGACGGCGTGCAGAGCCCCGCCGAGAAGCTTCGCCTCGAAGCGCTGCTGCAGGAACGCTTCTCCCTGAATGCCGAGGAAACCCGCGCCTTGCTGGCCGCGGCCGGCGAGCGCAATCGCGACGTGCTCGATTTCAACGATTTCACCGGCGTGGTGAAGCGTGCCTATGACGCCGAGGGGCGCAAGCGCATCGTCGAGATGATGTGGGAGATCGCCTTCGCGGACCGGGCCCTGCACGAGTTCGAGGACAATCTGGTCTGGCGCGTCGCCGAGACGCTGGGCGTGTCCGTCCAGGACCGCATCGCGGTCCGCGGCAAGGTCGCCGCGCGCAACGACGTCGCCCTGCCGGAGGCGAGCGAATGA
- a CDS encoding SDR family NAD(P)-dependent oxidoreductase has product MSRPVALVTGASSGIGEQIARLLAEQGEDLVLVARSQPELARVQGDIAAATGRFVAVLPLDLERPDAADAIAAALRSQALKVRHLVNNAGFGLAGDMGDLPAGRQLGMVDLNCRALLALTLAFLPEIRANRGGILNVASVAGFTPGPGLAVYYATKAFVVSLTRALGYEERGNDIRVCALCPGPVATNFGARAGFGGSRAMALAGQLSARDVAHLGLAGYYAGRRVVVPGLVTRLMIAVLAVVPTRFVLPVLAAAQRQRRN; this is encoded by the coding sequence ATGAGCCGGCCGGTCGCGCTGGTGACGGGCGCTTCCAGCGGCATCGGCGAGCAGATCGCCCGCCTGCTTGCCGAACAGGGCGAGGACCTCGTGCTGGTGGCCCGCTCGCAGCCCGAACTGGCGCGGGTCCAGGGCGATATCGCCGCGGCGACCGGGCGTTTCGTCGCCGTCCTGCCCCTCGATCTCGAGCGACCGGACGCGGCGGATGCGATCGCCGCGGCGCTGCGCTCGCAGGCGCTGAAGGTGCGCCACCTCGTCAACAATGCGGGCTTCGGCCTCGCCGGCGACATGGGCGACCTGCCCGCCGGGCGCCAACTCGGCATGGTCGACCTCAATTGTCGCGCGCTCCTGGCGCTCACCCTGGCTTTCCTGCCGGAGATCCGCGCCAACCGGGGCGGCATCCTCAACGTCGCCTCGGTAGCCGGCTTCACGCCGGGGCCGGGCCTCGCCGTCTATTACGCGACCAAGGCCTTCGTGGTCTCGCTGACGCGGGCGCTCGGCTATGAGGAGCGGGGCAACGACATCAGGGTCTGCGCGCTCTGCCCGGGGCCGGTGGCGACGAATTTCGGCGCGCGGGCCGGTTTCGGCGGCTCCCGCGCCATGGCGCTGGCGGGCCAGCTTTCGGCGCGTGACGTCGCCCATCTCGGCCTCGCCGGCTATTATGCCGGCCGGCGGGTGGTGGTGCCCGGCCTGGTCACCCGGCTGATGATCGCCGTCCTCGCCGTCGTGCCGACGCGCTTCGTCCTGCCTGTTCTCGCCGCCGCCCAGCGCCAGCGGCGAAACTGA
- a CDS encoding acetyl-CoA carboxylase carboxyltransferase subunit alpha — protein sequence MRSYLDFEKPVAELEAKVEELRAIAESGDAVAIGDEIQRLEVKANQALRDLYAQLTPWQKTMVARHPERPHTTDFVKALVEDFTPLAGDRKFGEDEAIIGGFGRFRGESVCIIGHEKGSDTESRIRHNFGMARPEGYRKAVRLMELADRFELPVLSFVDTAGAYPGIGAEERGQAEAIARSTDACLALGVPNVAIVIGEGGSGGAIAVAAANRVLMLEHSVYSVISPEGAASILWREPSKAQDAANNMKITAQDLLKFGVIDAIIPEPTGGAHRTPEKAIETTGDFIQNALKDLAGLSRDAVKRARQDKFLMIGRSL from the coding sequence ATGCGCAGCTATCTCGATTTCGAAAAACCCGTCGCCGAGCTCGAGGCGAAGGTTGAGGAACTCCGTGCGATCGCTGAATCGGGGGATGCTGTGGCGATCGGCGACGAGATCCAGCGCCTGGAGGTCAAGGCGAACCAGGCGCTGCGCGATCTCTATGCCCAGTTGACGCCGTGGCAGAAGACGATGGTGGCGCGCCACCCGGAAAGGCCGCACACCACCGATTTCGTCAAGGCGCTGGTCGAGGATTTCACTCCGCTGGCGGGTGACCGGAAATTCGGCGAGGACGAGGCCATCATCGGCGGGTTCGGCCGTTTCCGGGGCGAATCCGTCTGCATCATCGGGCATGAGAAGGGATCGGACACCGAAAGCCGCATCCGCCACAATTTCGGCATGGCGAGGCCCGAGGGCTATCGCAAGGCCGTGCGGCTGATGGAACTGGCTGATCGCTTCGAGCTGCCGGTGCTGTCCTTCGTCGACACGGCCGGGGCCTATCCGGGCATCGGCGCGGAAGAACGGGGCCAGGCCGAGGCCATCGCCCGCTCCACCGATGCGTGCCTGGCGCTCGGCGTGCCGAACGTCGCCATCGTCATCGGCGAGGGCGGATCGGGCGGGGCGATCGCCGTCGCTGCCGCCAACCGCGTGCTGATGCTGGAACATTCGGTCTATTCGGTGATCTCGCCCGAGGGGGCGGCGTCCATCCTGTGGCGCGAGCCGTCCAAGGCGCAGGACGCGGCCAACAACATGAAGATCACTGCGCAGGACCTCCTCAAATTCGGCGTCATCGACGCCATCATTCCGGAGCCGACGGGCGGTGCCCACCGCACGCCCGAAAAGGCGATCGAGACGACGGGCGATTTCATCCAGAACGCGCTCAAGGACCTCGCGGGCCTGTCACGCGATGCGGTGAAGCGAGCCCGCCAGGACAAATTCCTGATGATCGGCCGCAGCCTGTAG
- a CDS encoding L,D-transpeptidase family protein — MTAHLTLMRKIALAAGIMLLAASCSQNGASLRSTTPIPEALRADMAAKDMPRSAPILVRVYKKESELELWKQTSSGHFALLKTYPICRWSGQLGPKKNEGDRQVPEGFYSVGQSQLNPNSNYYLSFDVGYPNNFDRQLGRAGGNIMVHGSCSSRGCFAMTDGQMAELYSVAREALQGGQPAFQLQSYPFRMTAENLAQARRNPNIGFWQNLKEGSDNFEVTKQAVKVDVCKGRYVFNGENGTACGLSPISRDVATAVIEKKRHDDAEVASLVNSGTRAVSYIYEDGGANPAFLARAVDQTAVPGKDRPFTSAAVVEVALNDNGTPATEADTMAAKRITYSAAEELLMSEAAVARRPLKGPANPDAVAARQQVVYARLLGTSMPVAPKKPVTVVARADSAAPTPAQEIAAATSDDNSKPFYVRWLGGSGDEAETKPAQSVAQAQSYGPVLVPHATRSHPKQRLHNSEPVKFSGPVMASAGTVATMPAPLQNQSSDQPFYKRWLGFADDTPATTGAN; from the coding sequence ATGACGGCTCACCTCACGCTGATGCGCAAGATCGCCCTCGCGGCCGGTATCATGCTGCTGGCTGCAAGCTGTTCCCAAAACGGGGCAAGCCTGCGTTCGACGACGCCGATTCCGGAGGCCCTGCGTGCCGATATGGCCGCCAAGGACATGCCGCGCAGCGCCCCCATCCTGGTCCGGGTCTACAAGAAGGAATCGGAGCTCGAGCTGTGGAAGCAGACATCGAGCGGCCATTTCGCGCTGCTGAAGACCTATCCGATCTGCCGCTGGTCCGGCCAGCTCGGCCCCAAGAAGAACGAGGGTGACCGCCAGGTTCCCGAGGGCTTCTATTCGGTGGGCCAGAGCCAGCTGAATCCGAATTCGAATTATTACCTCTCGTTCGACGTCGGCTATCCCAACAATTTCGATCGCCAGCTTGGCCGCGCCGGCGGCAACATCATGGTGCATGGCTCGTGCTCCTCGCGCGGCTGCTTCGCCATGACCGACGGCCAGATGGCCGAGCTCTATTCCGTCGCCCGCGAGGCGCTGCAGGGCGGCCAGCCGGCGTTCCAGCTGCAATCCTATCCGTTCCGCATGACGGCCGAGAACCTGGCGCAGGCGCGGCGCAACCCGAACATCGGATTCTGGCAGAACCTGAAGGAAGGGTCGGACAATTTCGAGGTCACCAAGCAGGCGGTGAAGGTCGACGTCTGCAAGGGCCGCTACGTCTTCAACGGCGAGAACGGCACGGCCTGCGGCCTTTCGCCCATCAGCCGCGACGTCGCGACGGCGGTGATCGAGAAGAAGAGGCACGACGACGCGGAGGTCGCCTCGCTGGTGAATTCGGGCACCAGGGCCGTCAGCTATATCTATGAGGATGGCGGCGCCAATCCGGCCTTCCTGGCGCGCGCCGTCGACCAGACCGCCGTTCCGGGCAAGGATCGGCCCTTCACCAGCGCTGCAGTGGTCGAAGTCGCTCTCAACGACAACGGCACGCCGGCGACCGAGGCCGATACCATGGCCGCCAAACGGATCACCTATTCGGCGGCCGAGGAGCTCCTGATGTCCGAGGCGGCGGTCGCCCGCCGTCCGCTCAAGGGCCCGGCCAACCCGGATGCCGTCGCCGCCCGGCAGCAGGTCGTGTATGCCCGCCTCCTGGGAACGTCGATGCCGGTCGCTCCGAAGAAGCCCGTCACGGTGGTTGCCAGGGCCGATTCCGCGGCCCCGACGCCGGCCCAGGAGATCGCGGCGGCGACGTCGGATGACAACAGCAAGCCCTTCTATGTCCGCTGGCTCGGCGGCTCCGGCGACGAGGCCGAGACCAAGCCGGCACAATCCGTCGCGCAGGCGCAGAGCTACGGCCCCGTCCTCGTACCGCATGCCACGCGTTCGCATCCCAAGCAGCGCCTGCATAATAGCGAGCCGGTGAAGTTCAGCGGACCCGTCATGGCTTCCGCCGGTACGGTCGCCACCATGCCAGCTCCGCTGCAGAATCAGTCGAGCGACCAGCCCTTCTACAAGCGTTGGCTCGGCTTCGCCGACGACACGCCCGCCACCACCGGCGCCAACTAG
- a CDS encoding methyltransferase domain-containing protein yields MSLDVVDLRDFYETNLGRVAARLIGGKIRARWQDVTGLRVAGVGFAVPYLALFRDEAERVLSFNPATQGVLEWPNGGPIAAALVEETELPLADGCIDRVLAVHLLEEAESASDTLREIWRVLAPGGTVILVAPNRRGVWARSDATPFGNGRPFSRPQLMRLLRDALFSPVNWTEALYLPPFIHGWALRSAPTYERLAERLAFPFAGVHIVEASKQVFRPITVRTRRISAPRFRPVLIPSPAGLSGVPVPRIGSGQDPAAHQG; encoded by the coding sequence ATGTCGCTTGACGTCGTCGATCTGCGCGACTTCTACGAAACCAATCTGGGCCGGGTCGCCGCAAGGCTGATCGGCGGCAAGATCCGGGCCCGCTGGCAGGACGTCACCGGTCTGCGCGTCGCCGGCGTCGGTTTCGCGGTTCCCTATCTCGCCCTGTTCCGCGACGAGGCTGAACGGGTGCTGTCGTTCAACCCGGCGACGCAGGGCGTCCTCGAATGGCCGAACGGCGGCCCGATCGCGGCGGCGCTGGTCGAGGAGACGGAACTGCCGCTGGCGGATGGCTGCATCGACCGCGTGCTCGCCGTCCATCTGCTCGAGGAGGCCGAATCCGCCTCCGACACGCTGCGCGAGATCTGGCGTGTGCTCGCCCCGGGCGGCACCGTGATCCTGGTGGCGCCGAACCGGCGCGGCGTGTGGGCGCGGTCGGACGCGACGCCTTTCGGCAATGGCCGGCCCTTCTCGCGCCCTCAATTGATGCGGCTGCTGCGCGATGCCCTGTTCTCGCCGGTCAACTGGACGGAGGCCCTGTACCTGCCGCCGTTCATCCATGGCTGGGCCCTGCGTTCGGCGCCGACCTATGAGCGGCTGGCCGAACGCCTCGCCTTCCCCTTCGCAGGCGTGCACATCGTCGAGGCGTCCAAGCAGGTCTTCCGCCCGATCACCGTGCGCACGAGGCGCATCAGCGCCCCGCGGTTCCGGCCGGTGCTGATCCCGAGCCCGGCCGGGCTTTCGGGCGTGCCGGTTCCCCGCATCGGCTCCGGGCAGGACCCGGCCGCTCATCAGGGTTGA
- the metW gene encoding methionine biosynthesis protein MetW, whose protein sequence is MAAQRVGDPSDAAPAGARLDLLKIRDMVTPQARVLDVGCGDGELLTLLASTRGVDGRGIELSQLGVNTAVSRGLAVIQGDADSDLANYPADSFDYVILSQTLQATRNPRLVLEDMLRIGRRVIVSFPNFGHWRIRRQILLRGRMPVTENLPYEWYDTPNIHFCSIRDFVELARKLDAVIERAEALKLNGQPVQVKAPWWFWNLFGEQAVFLLRRR, encoded by the coding sequence ATGGCGGCCCAGCGGGTCGGCGATCCCAGCGATGCCGCGCCGGCGGGAGCGCGGCTCGACCTGCTCAAGATCCGCGACATGGTCACGCCCCAGGCCCGCGTCCTCGACGTCGGCTGCGGCGACGGCGAGCTGCTGACGCTCCTCGCGTCGACCCGCGGCGTCGACGGCCGCGGCATCGAGCTGAGCCAGCTCGGCGTCAACACCGCCGTCAGCCGGGGCCTGGCGGTGATCCAGGGCGACGCCGATTCGGACCTCGCCAACTACCCGGCCGATTCCTTCGACTACGTCATCCTGTCCCAGACGCTGCAGGCGACGCGCAATCCCCGGCTGGTGCTGGAGGACATGCTGCGCATCGGACGGCGCGTGATCGTCTCCTTCCCGAATTTCGGCCATTGGCGCATCCGCCGCCAGATCCTCCTGCGCGGCCGCATGCCGGTCACCGAGAACCTGCCCTATGAGTGGTACGACACTCCCAACATCCATTTCTGCAGCATCCGCGACTTCGTCGAGCTGGCCCGCAAGCTCGATGCGGTGATCGAGCGCGCCGAGGCGCTCAAGCTGAACGGCCAGCCTGTCCAGGTGAAGGCGCCGTGGTGGTTCTGGAACCTGTTCGGCGAGCAGGCGGTCTTCCTGCTGCGCCGGCGGTGA
- the metX gene encoding homoserine O-acetyltransferase MetX yields MARKQADHPDDSLVVDFGPDQPLRLDSGLDFAPLRIAYTTAGRLNADRSNAILVCHALTGDQHVTNVHPVTGRAGWWDVMVGPGRPIDTERFFVICPNVIGSCMGSSGPASTNPTTGRPYGLDFPVVTIADMVRAQAMLLDGLGIATLFAVIGGSMGGMLVQQWAAAYPSRVFSALCIASASRHSAQNIAFHEVGRQAIMADPDWHGGQYIEAGTRPTKGLAVARMAAHITYLSEGALQRKFGRNLQDRAARTFTFDADFQIESYLRHQGLSFVDRFDANSYLYVTRAMDYFDLASDHGGSLATAFRGTATRFCIASFTSDWLFPTSDSRQIVHALNAAGARVSFVEIDTDKGHDAFLLDIPELFDIVRGFIGAASRARGIA; encoded by the coding sequence ATGGCTCGCAAGCAGGCGGACCATCCCGACGACAGCCTGGTCGTGGATTTCGGGCCCGACCAGCCGCTGCGGCTGGACAGCGGGCTCGACTTCGCGCCGCTGCGCATCGCCTACACCACCGCCGGCAGGCTCAACGCCGACCGCTCCAATGCCATCCTCGTCTGCCACGCGCTGACGGGCGACCAGCACGTCACCAACGTCCATCCCGTCACCGGCCGGGCCGGCTGGTGGGACGTCATGGTCGGCCCGGGCCGGCCGATCGACACCGAGCGGTTCTTCGTGATCTGCCCCAACGTGATCGGCAGCTGCATGGGCTCGAGCGGGCCGGCCTCGACCAATCCCACCACCGGCAGACCCTACGGCCTCGATTTCCCCGTGGTGACGATCGCCGACATGGTGCGCGCGCAGGCGATGCTGCTCGACGGGCTCGGCATCGCCACCCTGTTCGCGGTGATCGGCGGCTCCATGGGCGGCATGCTGGTGCAGCAATGGGCGGCGGCCTATCCCTCCCGTGTGTTCTCGGCGCTGTGCATCGCCAGCGCCTCGCGCCATTCGGCCCAGAACATCGCCTTCCACGAGGTCGGCCGCCAGGCCATCATGGCCGATCCGGACTGGCATGGCGGGCAATATATCGAAGCCGGCACGCGCCCCACCAAGGGGCTCGCCGTCGCCCGCATGGCCGCTCACATCACCTATCTGTCGGAAGGGGCGCTGCAGCGCAAATTCGGCCGCAACCTGCAGGACCGCGCCGCGCGGACCTTCACCTTCGACGCCGACTTCCAGATCGAGAGCTATCTGCGCCACCAGGGCCTGAGCTTCGTCGACCGCTTCGACGCCAATTCCTACCTCTATGTCACCCGCGCCATGGATTATTTCGATCTCGCCAGCGACCATGGCGGCAGCCTGGCGACCGCCTTCCGCGGCACCGCCACGCGTTTCTGCATCGCCTCCTTCACCTCCGACTGGCTGTTCCCCACCTCGGACTCGCGCCAGATCGTGCATGCGCTCAACGCCGCCGGCGCCCGCGTTTCCTTCGTCGAGATCGACACCGACAAGGGCCATGACGCCTTCCTGCTCGACATTCCCGAGCTCTTCGACATCGTCCGCGGCTTCATCGGCGCGGCCTCGCGCGCCAGGGGCATCGCATGA
- a CDS encoding SPFH domain-containing protein, protein MSTIALNASTAIVAIAIVLLIFLMKMVKTVPQGYNYTIERFRRYAYTIQPGLNIVPPLFHRVGVRMNMMEQVLDVPTQEIITRDNATVAVDGVAFYQVIDAPRAAYEVANLNSAIMNLLMTNIRTVMGSMDLDQLLSHRDEINTRLLTVVDAAAISWGIKITRVEIKDIVPPADLIASMGRQMKAEREKRAVILEAEGQRQSEILKAEGQKQSQVLEAEGRKEAAFRDAEARERSAQAEAAATLVVSEALSRGNVAALNYFIADKYVKAMQAIASAPNQKVVVLPMEATALIGSLAGIGEIAKATFGEAAVQARRGGSGVPHVDTRQS, encoded by the coding sequence ATGTCCACCATCGCCCTCAATGCCAGCACCGCGATCGTCGCCATCGCCATCGTGCTGCTGATCTTCCTGATGAAGATGGTCAAAACCGTCCCGCAGGGGTATAATTATACCATTGAGCGCTTCCGGCGCTATGCCTACACCATCCAGCCCGGCCTCAACATCGTGCCGCCGCTGTTTCATCGCGTCGGCGTGCGCATGAACATGATGGAGCAGGTCCTCGACGTGCCGACCCAGGAGATCATCACCCGCGACAATGCGACAGTGGCGGTCGACGGGGTCGCCTTCTACCAGGTGATCGATGCGCCCCGCGCCGCCTATGAGGTCGCCAACCTCAACAGCGCGATCATGAACCTGCTGATGACCAATATCCGCACGGTGATGGGGTCGATGGATCTCGACCAGCTCCTCTCGCATCGCGACGAGATCAACACCCGCCTCCTGACGGTGGTCGATGCCGCCGCCATCAGCTGGGGCATCAAGATCACGCGCGTGGAGATCAAGGACATCGTCCCCCCGGCCGATCTCATCGCCTCGATGGGGCGCCAGATGAAGGCCGAGCGTGAAAAGCGTGCCGTCATCCTGGAGGCCGAGGGCCAGCGCCAGTCCGAAATCCTGAAGGCGGAGGGGCAGAAGCAGTCGCAGGTGCTGGAGGCGGAAGGCCGCAAGGAAGCCGCCTTCCGCGACGCCGAGGCGCGCGAGCGCTCCGCCCAGGCCGAGGCCGCCGCGACGCTCGTCGTCTCGGAGGCGCTGTCGCGGGGCAATGTGGCCGCCCTCAATTATTTCATCGCCGACAAATATGTGAAGGCGATGCAGGCGATCGCCAGCGCGCCGAACCAGAAGGTCGTGGTGCTGCCGATGGAGGCCACCGCGCTGATCGGCTCTCTCGCCGGCATCGGCGAGATCGCCAAGGCGACGTTCGGCGAGGCGGCCGTCCAGGCCCGACGCGGAGGCTCCGGCGTGCCGCATGTCGACACGAGGCAGAGCTGA
- a CDS encoding NfeD family protein — MMPDPSPVAVWGWFVVAALLMGAELAAPGAFMLWLGLAAAATGIVHLFVAMDWPYALLLFAVLGVAFAWLGRRLAARADADAADQPFLNRRAAALVGQAFTLAEPIVGGEGRIRIGDTVWHVSGADAPAGTRVRVMRIDGGRLVVE; from the coding sequence ATGATGCCGGACCCGTCTCCGGTGGCGGTCTGGGGGTGGTTCGTCGTCGCCGCCCTGCTGATGGGCGCGGAACTGGCGGCGCCCGGCGCCTTCATGCTGTGGCTCGGCCTCGCCGCGGCGGCGACGGGCATCGTCCACCTGTTCGTGGCGATGGACTGGCCCTATGCGCTGCTGCTGTTCGCCGTGCTGGGCGTCGCCTTCGCCTGGCTCGGCCGGCGTCTGGCCGCGCGCGCCGATGCCGATGCCGCCGACCAGCCCTTCCTCAACCGCCGCGCCGCGGCGCTCGTCGGCCAGGCCTTCACGCTGGCCGAGCCCATCGTCGGCGGCGAGGGGCGCATCCGCATCGGCGACACGGTGTGGCATGTCAGCGGCGCGGATGCGCCGGCCGGGACCCGGGTGCGCGTGATGCGTATCGACGGCGGCCGGCTGGTGGTGGAGTAA